TAGGGCAAGAACCGAGGAAATCCTACCTTTTTACAGCAGAAGAACCTTTCAAGGGCTTCAGCGCCTTTTTAGGTATCCCTTGCCTATTTCAGGATTTCATCCCCGGGGTAATGGGTTTCACCAGTTACAGCAGTTGTACGTGGGAGACAGAGGAGATCGATGCCCTCTTGAGTATTGGGCAAAGGATTATCTTGACGAAAATGTCCATGCAAGGATAATCTGCCTTATGAAGCCGGTCCACCGTTCACTGTTGACCGTTCACCGAAAGAAAATGTCGGACAACGGATAACAGATAACAAACATGCTGACGGCTGAAAGCTGATCGCTGAAAGCTTGAATCCGGCCCAGGGCCGGATGAACACTAATTAGGGAGGACACACCATATATGCTATTTGATCGCTTGTTCGGCTTTCTGTCTAAAGATGCCGCTATGGACCTGGGCACAGCCAATACCCTGATTTATATGCCGGGGGAAGGCATTGTTTTAAACGAACCTTCCGTTGTGGCTATAAATAAAGACACGGACCAGGTCATAGCCGTCGGCCGGGAGGCCAAGGAATACCTGGGGCGTACACCGCAAAAGATCCGAGCCGTCAGGCCGATGAAAGACGGGGTCATTGCCGACTTTGAGGTCACCCAGCAGATGATCAAGTATTTCCTCCGCAAGGTAAATATAAGCCGCTTTATTCGGCCCAAGATGGTTATCTGCGTCCCCACCGGCATCACCCAGGTAGAAAAGCGGGCGGTCGTCGAGGCGGCGGAGGAATCTGGAGTCCGGAAGGTGTTTTTGATAGAAGAACCTATGGCCGCCGCCATAGGCGCCGGATTGGAAATTGAGAAGCCCAGCGGCCAAATGGTAATAGACATCGGCGGGGGGACGACAGAAGTAGCCGTAATATCTGTTTCCGCCATAGCCTGCAGCGAGTCCCACCGGGTAGCCGGAGATGAGATCAATGAGTCTATCGTCCGTTATATGCAAAAAAAATATCAGATACTCATTGGTGAAAATACATCCGAACATATCAAAATAAACATAGGTTCTGCCTATCCCCTGGATGAACCTCAGAGCATGTTTGTATCCGGCAAGGAAATCCTTACCGGATTTCCCAAAGCCATACCCGTCACCGATGCCGAGATCCGCGAGGCCATAGCCGAGCCGGTAAATGGCATTATCGGGGCTATCAGGCGCACCCTGGACAATACACCGCCGGAACTGGTGGCCGACATCCACCAGTCCGGGCTTCACATGGCCGGCGGGGGCTCCCTCCTTAAGGGATTGGATCGCCGCATCACCGAGGAAACAC
The Desulfovibrionales bacterium genome window above contains:
- a CDS encoding rod shape-determining protein, which encodes MLFDRLFGFLSKDAAMDLGTANTLIYMPGEGIVLNEPSVVAINKDTDQVIAVGREAKEYLGRTPQKIRAVRPMKDGVIADFEVTQQMIKYFLRKVNISRFIRPKMVICVPTGITQVEKRAVVEAAEESGVRKVFLIEEPMAAAIGAGLEIEKPSGQMVIDIGGGTTEVAVISVSAIACSESHRVAGDEINESIVRYMQKKYQILIGENTSEHIKINIGSAYPLDEPQSMFVSGKEILTGFPKAIPVTDAEIREAIAEPVNGIIGAIRRTLDNTPPELVADIHQSGLHMAGGGSLLKGLDRRITEETRLKTIMTEDPLTTVVMGSGRALEEIKDYARVFIN